The genomic interval AATAAAGATAGAAGAGTAAGTACCTACAACAATACCTACCAGTAATGGGAAGGAAAAGCCCTTTAATGCAACTCCGCCAAAGATAAACAGGACGACCACAACAAATAATGTTGTTAGAGATGTTAAAAGTGTTCTTGAAAGTGTCTGGTTAATACTAATGTTGATAATATCAAACAGTTTTTTGTTTTTCATCAACTTAATATTTTCTCTAATTCTGTCAAAAACAACAATTGTGTCGTTTAAAGAGTAACCTACAATTGTAAGGAATGCAGCAACAACAGGTAGTGTAAATTCCTGTTTAAAGATTGAGAAAAATCCCAATGTAATAATAACATCGTGAACAAGAGCAAGGATAGCACCGATTGCGTAGTCAAATTTAAATCTAATTGAAACATAAATCAAGATTGCAATTAAAGCCATAACAATTGCAGTTACAGCCTTTTCAGTTTGTTCTACTGATATACTTGGGCTGAATGTGTCTACTTTTAAAATTATGTAATTTCCTGCATAAAAATTGTCTTTTATAAATTTTTTAACATCTTCGTTTTTTATGTTTTTAACAGCATCATCAACAGAATTGAAGAAATCGTTATGATTTGATCTCTCGTCTATTATTTCTTGAGCGAGTTTACTGTACTGGTCTTTGTCTTTTTCTACACCTACCATTGATAATTTATCTAATTTCAATACATTGGCCTTCCTTAAAATATCCGCGAGGTCTGTTTTATTTACCTTGTTTATATCGTATTTCCCTTCCTCAACCTTTTCATTCGCAGCTTTAACAAGAACATTAGATATCTTTTTCGCAACACTGCTTCCTACAGAGGTTTCGTCTCCCTCCTTGCCTTTAATTTTGATTATATATTCAGATAGGTTGCTATCAGTTTTTACCTGTACAATCTGTACATGTTTAAAGTTACTCTCAACAAACAGCTTTCTCAATTCATCAATGGTAATACTATTTTTGAATTTTACCTGAATTTCAGTACCGCCAACAAATTGAACGCCCTTTCTGATCCCCAGGGTTAAAACCGCAATAATTGAGCCAATTATAAATATCATTGAAATTGTAATTGCGATATACCTTACTCCCATAAAGTCTATGTCTTTTTTAAACATCTCATCACCCCTTAAATACTCAGCGTTTCAGCGTTTTTTCTAATTGAAAGGACTATATCAAAAATAAGTTTAGATACAAATATT from Thermotomaculum hydrothermale carries:
- the secF gene encoding protein translocase subunit SecF translates to MFKKDIDFMGVRYIAITISMIFIIGSIIAVLTLGIRKGVQFVGGTEIQVKFKNSITIDELRKLFVESNFKHVQIVQVKTDSNLSEYIIKIKGKEGDETSVGSSVAKKISNVLVKAANEKVEEGKYDINKVNKTDLADILRKANVLKLDKLSMVGVEKDKDQYSKLAQEIIDERSNHNDFFNSVDDAVKNIKNEDVKKFIKDNFYAGNYIILKVDTFSPSISVEQTEKAVTAIVMALIAILIYVSIRFKFDYAIGAILALVHDVIITLGFFSIFKQEFTLPVVAAFLTIVGYSLNDTIVVFDRIRENIKLMKNKKLFDIINISINQTLSRTLLTSLTTLFVVVVLFIFGGVALKGFSFPLLVGIVVGTYSSIFIASPIFYFIETKVYKVK